One Actinomyces respiraculi DNA window includes the following coding sequences:
- a CDS encoding HepT-like ribonuclease domain-containing protein — MHPDSAALLWDARSAATAISHFIAGVDRSDYLEDALRRRAVEREFEIAGEALGRLRHIDPSTAARVPRLAEAVGMRNILIHGYATVVDERVYDTAVSDIPDLIDALTLLLAEAGSATPPTS, encoded by the coding sequence ATGCATCCTGACTCGGCAGCACTCCTCTGGGACGCGCGCTCAGCCGCTACGGCGATCTCTCACTTCATCGCCGGAGTTGATCGGTCGGACTACCTCGAGGATGCCCTCCGCCGCCGCGCGGTCGAACGCGAGTTCGAGATTGCCGGCGAGGCATTGGGCAGACTCCGCCACATCGATCCGAGCACTGCTGCTCGCGTCCCGCGACTGGCAGAAGCCGTGGGGATGCGCAACATTCTGATCCACGGCTACGCCACAGTGGTTGACGAGAGGGTCTACGACACAGCCGTGTCCGACATCCCGGACCTGATCGACGCCCTCACCCTCCTCTTGGCGGAGGCGGGCTCCGCGACTCCGCCCACATCCTGA
- a CDS encoding DUF5597 domain-containing protein: MSCTPATPGLLLGGQLHNSTSSDLARAREVFDRVVALGGNAVTATVSWHLVEPEEGVYDFSGVDPLVDMARERGLALTLLWFGAYKNAASTYAPRWVRADASRFPRAELGAASAGPSAFSRPGTPVLSVFSAELRAADRRAFEALTAHLASTGAAQADGGPLVMLQVENETGLLGAGRDHSAVANAAWAAQVPTTLTDWLAAHPDARGTAARLWREHGSRSAGTWAELFGQDAWAEETFMAAGFAAYCGELAAAGAERLDVTYYANAWLGPQPGQDLPGQYPSGGPVGGQVDVWRALAPALAFLGPDVYVDDVKTALAPYVRGDNALVVPESRLAVGNLFWALGSGAVAFSVFGVDDVRTDGQLAAAYRLLGGAGEVIRAAQREGRVRPVLLESGESAVVELGGLRWTLRGSMDVLKAMFLDAGVAVRTEAAEAPSESVGDALVTSPADTRATAVLVDLGGDELLAIGQGLMFEVEGADGSLVEIDDAWEGAYVDGAWVAGRNLNGDERLNLLPPDSLGAVRLRVLRRG; encoded by the coding sequence ATGTCCTGCACCCCCGCGACCCCAGGGCTCCTGCTCGGCGGCCAGCTCCACAACTCCACGTCCTCCGACCTCGCCCGGGCCCGGGAGGTCTTCGACCGGGTGGTCGCGCTCGGCGGCAACGCCGTGACGGCCACCGTCTCCTGGCACCTCGTCGAGCCGGAGGAGGGCGTCTACGACTTCAGCGGCGTCGACCCGCTCGTCGACATGGCGCGCGAGCGCGGGCTCGCCCTCACCCTGCTGTGGTTCGGCGCCTACAAGAACGCCGCCTCCACCTACGCCCCCCGCTGGGTGCGTGCGGATGCCTCGCGCTTCCCGCGCGCCGAGCTCGGAGCGGCGAGCGCCGGCCCGAGCGCCTTCTCCCGCCCCGGGACGCCGGTCCTGTCCGTCTTCTCCGCCGAGCTGCGCGCCGCCGACCGCCGCGCCTTCGAGGCCCTGACGGCGCACCTGGCCTCCACCGGCGCCGCGCAGGCCGACGGCGGCCCGCTCGTCATGCTCCAGGTCGAGAACGAGACCGGCCTGCTCGGAGCCGGACGAGACCACAGCGCCGTCGCCAACGCCGCCTGGGCGGCGCAGGTGCCGACGACCCTCACCGATTGGCTGGCCGCCCACCCCGACGCTCGGGGGACCGCCGCGCGCCTGTGGCGCGAGCACGGGTCCCGCTCCGCGGGCACGTGGGCCGAGCTCTTCGGCCAGGACGCCTGGGCCGAGGAGACCTTCATGGCGGCGGGCTTCGCCGCCTACTGCGGTGAGCTGGCGGCGGCCGGGGCCGAGCGCCTGGACGTGACGTACTACGCCAACGCCTGGCTCGGCCCGCAGCCCGGCCAGGACCTGCCCGGCCAGTACCCGTCCGGCGGCCCCGTCGGCGGCCAGGTCGACGTGTGGAGGGCGCTGGCGCCCGCGCTCGCCTTCCTCGGCCCGGACGTCTACGTCGACGACGTCAAGACCGCGCTGGCCCCCTACGTCCGCGGCGACAACGCGCTGGTCGTGCCGGAGTCGCGCCTGGCGGTCGGCAACCTGTTCTGGGCGCTGGGATCGGGCGCCGTCGCCTTCAGCGTCTTCGGCGTCGACGACGTGCGCACCGACGGACAGCTGGCCGCCGCCTACCGCCTCCTCGGTGGGGCGGGCGAGGTCATCCGCGCCGCCCAGCGCGAGGGGCGCGTGCGCCCCGTGCTGCTGGAGTCCGGCGAGAGCGCCGTTGTCGAGCTGGGTGGGCTGAGGTGGACGCTGCGCGGCAGCATGGACGTGCTCAAGGCGATGTTCCTCGACGCGGGCGTCGCCGTGCGCACCGAGGCCGCCGAGGCCCCGAGCGAGTCCGTGGGTGACGCGCTCGTCACCTCCCCGGCGGACACGCGAGCCACGGCCGTGCTCGTCGACCTCGGCGGTGACGAGCTGCTCGCCATCGGCCAGGGGCTCATGTTCGAGGTCGAGGGGGCGGACGGCTCGCTCGTCGAGATCGACGACGCATGGGAGGGCGCCTACGTTGACGGCGCCTGGGTTGCCGGGCGCAACCTCAACGGGGACGAGCGGCTCAACCTGCTGCCGCCCGACTCGCTGGGCGCGGTGCGCCTGAGGGTGCTGCGCCGCGGCTGA
- a CDS encoding C-glycoside deglycosidase beta subunit domain-containing protein yields MFDGYIFTEGSLSNVEVDGKVIGYEMRTRIPYYRGIPLSMVHDVEVEVDGTAVPREDIRFTADGGEHWWTLAEMETVTTFRWEYEDEATVRVLAPGGLAPGDHEVLLRVSARVAYIPVPFSGEMRRRVTIG; encoded by the coding sequence ATGTTCGACGGCTACATCTTCACCGAGGGCTCCCTCTCCAATGTCGAGGTTGACGGCAAGGTCATCGGCTACGAGATGCGCACCCGCATCCCCTACTACCGCGGCATCCCCCTGTCGATGGTCCACGACGTCGAGGTCGAGGTTGATGGCACCGCGGTCCCGCGCGAGGACATCCGCTTCACCGCCGACGGCGGTGAGCACTGGTGGACCCTGGCCGAGATGGAGACGGTGACAACCTTCCGCTGGGAGTACGAGGACGAGGCCACCGTGCGCGTCCTGGCCCCCGGCGGCCTTGCCCCGGGTGACCACGAGGTCCTGCTGCGCGTGTCCGCACGCGTCGCCTACATTCCCGTCCCCTTCTCCGGCGAGATGCGCCGGAGGGTCACCATCGGCTGA
- a CDS encoding sugar phosphate isomerase/epimerase family protein: MAIKTGVSLYSLQDAYGRGGLGVDGVLDAVAATGTQGVEILSDQMVRGAARATDETIDAFNASLDRSGLTRVANDIFINSSLYKNRWLTLEEQCELLAADLRLTHRLGFHLVRVVSQTDPGVIRRVLPLAEKLDVALAVEVHAGMSFDHPLTAAWIEEMKTVKHPLVGLVVDFGIYCQRHPRVSTRYFQQALGVNDDVVAYIDDIFASGTDPRQFFPRHPDNPDDYMFPEELTRHFKHFQDRFYCMMSTGYENTSLDTLDEFAPYIKSFHGKFWEVTDEGEEYSIDYGRVFERLNRIGWDGFVCSEYEGQRFALPGEPIHDIEQVAKHQAMMRAHLNDGLN, translated from the coding sequence ATGGCCATCAAGACGGGCGTGTCGCTGTACTCGCTCCAGGACGCCTACGGCCGTGGAGGCCTCGGGGTGGACGGCGTGCTCGACGCCGTCGCCGCCACCGGCACGCAGGGCGTGGAGATCCTCTCCGACCAGATGGTGCGCGGCGCCGCCCGCGCCACCGACGAGACCATCGACGCCTTCAACGCCTCGCTTGACCGCTCTGGCCTGACGCGCGTCGCCAACGACATCTTCATCAACTCCTCGCTGTACAAGAACCGCTGGCTCACCCTCGAGGAGCAGTGCGAGCTGCTGGCCGCGGACCTGCGCCTGACCCACCGCCTCGGCTTCCACCTCGTGCGCGTCGTGTCCCAGACGGACCCCGGCGTCATCCGCCGCGTGCTGCCCCTGGCGGAGAAGCTCGACGTCGCCCTGGCCGTCGAGGTCCACGCCGGCATGAGCTTCGACCACCCGCTGACCGCCGCCTGGATCGAGGAGATGAAGACCGTCAAGCACCCGCTTGTGGGCCTCGTCGTCGACTTCGGCATCTACTGCCAGCGGCACCCGCGTGTGTCAACCCGCTACTTCCAGCAGGCCCTGGGGGTCAACGACGACGTCGTCGCCTACATCGACGACATCTTCGCCTCGGGCACGGACCCGCGCCAGTTCTTCCCCCGTCACCCGGACAACCCGGACGACTACATGTTCCCGGAGGAGCTGACCCGCCACTTCAAGCACTTCCAGGACCGCTTCTACTGCATGATGTCGACCGGCTACGAGAACACGAGCCTCGACACCCTCGACGAGTTCGCCCCCTACATCAAGTCCTTCCACGGCAAGTTCTGGGAGGTCACGGACGAGGGCGAGGAGTACTCGATCGACTACGGGCGCGTCTTCGAGCGCCTCAACCGGATCGGCTGGGACGGCTTCGTCTGCTCCGAGTACGAGGGCCAGCGCTTCGCCCTGCCCGGCGAGCCCATCCACGACATCGAGCAGGTCGCCAAGCACCAGGCCATGATGCGCGCGCACCTCAACGACGGCCTCAACTGA
- a CDS encoding ROK family protein, which produces MAHTPSTTAPAHPLAGVSPDVLTVTNLIRTGRAVTRQAIAEATGMGRNTVSVLINDAVDAGLLTPNGSAPSTGGRAPATWRFRAEAGLALAIGVHTTTLRLAVADLSGATLVSEVVDWPIARGPEATLAEAAARLRVLLARAEKDWPAHGQVRVAGISLTGPVDRHSGRPIAPPIMPGWDGFDVVGTVQALLGVPVVVDNDVNVMLTGFLAAAAERQDMSEDLLYVQVGTGIGAGLLASGRIHHGADGAAGDIGHVRVTTSDQVICRCGRTGCLEAVAGGWAVLRDARRAANDGVSPFLRGRLEQAGELSIEDVITGVAAGDTECLTLTVRSATAVGDALAMLVSLLNPARVVLAGPMPQACPIFLEVAQRIVKERALGLATRNLRISVTSEGLEDERRGAAVLAVSALFDGARR; this is translated from the coding sequence ATGGCGCACACGCCCTCCACCACTGCACCCGCCCACCCACTGGCCGGGGTCTCCCCCGACGTCCTGACGGTCACCAACCTCATCCGCACGGGCCGCGCCGTCACCCGCCAGGCCATCGCGGAGGCCACCGGCATGGGCCGCAACACCGTCTCCGTGCTCATCAATGACGCCGTGGACGCGGGCCTGCTGACCCCGAACGGCTCCGCCCCCTCCACAGGCGGCCGCGCCCCAGCAACCTGGCGTTTCCGGGCGGAGGCCGGCCTTGCCCTGGCCATCGGCGTGCACACCACGACCCTGCGCCTGGCGGTCGCGGACTTGTCCGGCGCCACCCTCGTCTCCGAGGTCGTGGACTGGCCAATCGCTCGCGGCCCTGAGGCCACGCTCGCCGAGGCTGCCGCCCGCCTCAGGGTGCTCCTGGCCCGCGCCGAGAAGGACTGGCCCGCGCACGGCCAGGTGAGGGTCGCCGGGATCTCCCTCACCGGCCCGGTCGACAGGCACAGCGGCCGCCCCATCGCCCCACCGATCATGCCCGGCTGGGACGGTTTCGACGTCGTCGGGACCGTCCAGGCGCTGCTGGGGGTGCCGGTCGTCGTCGACAATGACGTCAACGTCATGCTCACCGGCTTCCTCGCGGCGGCCGCCGAGCGCCAGGACATGAGCGAGGACCTGCTCTACGTGCAGGTCGGTACCGGCATCGGCGCGGGACTGCTGGCCTCCGGCCGCATCCACCACGGGGCCGACGGCGCCGCCGGGGACATCGGGCACGTGCGGGTAACGACGAGCGACCAGGTGATCTGCCGCTGCGGGCGCACGGGCTGCCTGGAGGCGGTCGCGGGTGGCTGGGCGGTGCTGCGCGATGCGCGCCGCGCCGCCAACGACGGTGTGAGCCCCTTCCTGCGTGGGCGTCTTGAGCAGGCCGGAGAGCTGAGCATCGAGGATGTCATCACGGGGGTCGCCGCCGGGGACACGGAGTGCCTGACGCTCACGGTCCGTTCGGCGACGGCGGTGGGTGATGCGCTGGCGATGCTTGTCTCCCTGCTCAACCCGGCCCGAGTGGTGCTGGCCGGCCCCATGCCGCAGGCCTGCCCGATCTTCCTCGAGGTCGCGCAGCGGATCGTTAAGGAGCGGGCCCTGGGTCTGGCGACGCGGAACCTCAGGATCTCGGTGACGTCGGAGGGGCTTGAGGACGAACGCCGTGGGGCGGCCGTCCTGGCCGTCTCGGCGCTCTTCGACGGCGCGCGCCGCTGA
- a CDS encoding sugar phosphate isomerase/epimerase family protein, with product MPRNINLFTGQWVDLPFEQVCDLAQRWGFDGLEVPVAGDHLDVYRAAEDDDYCRAWKDNLARHNLEVYAISNHSTGQAVCDDPIDFRHRGLLNERVWGAGESDAEGVRQRAAEELTLTAQVAAKLGAKVVTGFTGSKIWKYVAMYPPVGSDVIADGYEDFARRFNPIMDVFDSEGVTFALEVHPSEIAYDYWTTKATLEAIDHREAFGINWDPSHMIWQGIDPAVFLTDFADRIYHVHCKDTKTHFDGRNGRLSSHLPWDDPRRGWTFVSAGLGDADLDGYFRTLNQIGYTGPISIEWEDSGMDRLTGAPLALAYARSHVYDLPDAAFDSHFDNR from the coding sequence ATGCCCAGGAACATCAATCTCTTCACCGGCCAGTGGGTGGACCTGCCCTTCGAGCAGGTGTGCGACCTGGCCCAGCGCTGGGGCTTCGACGGCCTGGAGGTCCCCGTAGCCGGCGACCACCTCGACGTCTACCGCGCCGCCGAGGATGACGACTACTGCCGCGCTTGGAAGGACAACCTGGCGCGTCACAACCTTGAGGTCTACGCCATCTCCAACCACTCCACCGGCCAGGCCGTGTGCGACGACCCCATCGACTTCCGCCACCGCGGTCTGCTGAACGAGCGCGTCTGGGGCGCCGGCGAGTCCGACGCCGAGGGTGTGCGTCAGAGGGCCGCCGAGGAGCTCACGCTCACCGCCCAGGTCGCCGCCAAGCTCGGCGCCAAGGTCGTCACGGGGTTCACCGGCTCCAAGATCTGGAAGTACGTCGCGATGTACCCGCCGGTCGGAAGCGACGTCATCGCCGACGGTTACGAGGACTTCGCCCGCCGCTTCAACCCCATCATGGACGTCTTCGACTCCGAGGGCGTCACCTTCGCCCTTGAGGTCCACCCCAGCGAGATCGCCTACGACTACTGGACCACCAAGGCCACCCTCGAGGCTATCGATCACCGCGAGGCCTTCGGCATCAACTGGGACCCCTCCCACATGATCTGGCAGGGTATCGACCCCGCCGTCTTCCTCACCGACTTCGCCGACCGCATCTACCACGTCCACTGCAAGGACACCAAGACCCACTTCGACGGACGCAACGGCCGCCTGTCCAGCCACCTGCCCTGGGACGACCCGCGCCGCGGCTGGACCTTCGTCTCCGCCGGTCTGGGCGACGCCGACCTCGACGGCTACTTCCGCACCCTCAACCAGATCGGCTACACCGGCCCCATCTCGATTGAGTGGGAAGACTCCGGCATGGACCGCCTGACCGGCGCTCCCCTCGCCCTCGCGTACGCCCGGAGCCACGTCTACGACCTGCCCGACGCCGCCTTCGACTCCCACTTCGACAACCGCTGA